CCCAACGTCGAAGTGGTGGGTTTCTCCACCCTGCTCGCGCACTTCGTCAAGGAACAGAACGCCAACGTCTTCCTGCGCGGCCTGCGTGCGGTTTCAGACTTCGAGTACGAATTCCAGCTAGCCAACATGAACCGCCAACTGGCACCGGACGTGGAGAGCCTGTTCCTCACCCCGTCGGAGAAGTACTCCTTCATTTCCTCGACCCTGGTGCGTGAAATTGCCGCCCTGGGTGGCGACATCACCAAGTTCGTCCACCCGGCCGTGGCCCAAGCCCTGCAGGAGCGCTTTCGCAAGGCCTGACGCTCTGGGCAGGCTCCAGCGCCTGCCCTGCGCAGCAAGGTCGCATGGCGCAAGACGCGGCAATCCGGCACAATTCGCGCCATCGTTCTCTGCCTGTGTCGAGGCCGACGCCTCGACAGGAGTTGTTCCATGTCCCTGATCATCACCGACGATTGCATCAACTGCGACGTCTGCGAACCCGAGTGCCCCAACGGCGCCATCTCCCAGGGTGAGGAGATCTATGTGATCGACCCCAACCTGTGCACCGAATGCGTGGGCCATTACGACGAGCCGCAGTGCCAGCAGGTCTGCCCGGTGGACTGCATCCCCCTCGACGAGAACAACGTCGAGAGCAAGGATGAACTGATGCAGAAGTACCTGATCATCACCGGCAAGGCCTGAGCCCGAGCCTCGCACCTGCACCTGAGCAATCAGGCGCGCACGCCAGGGCAAGACTGTTAAGCTGCGGCTTCCTTCAGTCGACCTAGGTAGATCGCATGCTGCGCAAACTTCTGCTATCGACCCTGCTGCTCGCTGCCAGCCTGCTGGCGCAGGCCGCACCACATCAGGCCGCCATCGCCACCGCCCACCCCGCTGCCAGCGCCGCTGCGCAAAAGATGCTCGATGCCGGCGGCAACGCTTTCGATGCCGCCGTGGCTGCCAGTGCCGCACTGGCCGTGGTCGAGCCCTATGGTTCGGGGCTGGGTGGCGGCGGGTTCTTCCTGCTGCGCAGCGCTGGCGAAACGCCAACCTATGACTTTCTCGATGCCCGCGAGCGCGCCCCGCTGGAAGCCAAGCCCGACATGTACGTGCGCGAGGGCCAGGTGCAGCGCGAACTGTCGCTCGATGGCGCCCTCGCCGCCGCCATTCCCGGTCTTCCCGCCGCGCTGGTGGAACTGGCCGAGAAACATGGCCGCCTGCCGCTGAAAACCAGCCTGGCCCCGGCCATCGCACTGGCCCGCGACGGTTTCACCATCGACCGCATCTACCGCGAGCGCGCCACCTGGCGCCTGGCGGCACTACGCGATGATCCGGAAAGCGCGCGCCTGTTCCTCAACCAAGGCCAGGTGCCCGCCGAAGGCTATCTGCTGCGCCAACCGGAACTGGCCGCCACCCTGCAGACCCTGGCGCAACAAGGCCGCCCCGGCTTCTACGATGGTGCCCTGGCCGAGCGCCTGATCGAGGGCGTACGCCGCGCCGGGGGCATCTGGACGATGGATGACCTGCGCGGCTACCAGGTGCAGCGCCGCAAGCCCCTGCGCTTCACCCTGGAAGACGGTCACGAACTGATCAGCGCACCGCCGCCCTCGGCCGGAGGTGTGGCCCTGGCGCAGAGCCTGGCCGTGCTCGAGCAACTGCCCTGGCGTGATGCCGAGCCCGTGCAGCGCGTGCATTACGTGGTCGAAGCGTTGCGCCGCGCCTACCGTGACCGCGAACTGCTGGGCGATCCGGATTTCGTCAAGAATCCGCTGGACGAGATGCTCTCCCCCGGCCATCTGGCCGTGCTCGCCGGCAGCATCGAGCCCGAGCGCGCCACCCCCAGCGCCAGCCTGCCGCCTGCCGGCACCTGGAACGAGGGCGATAACACCACCCACTTCGCCGTGCTCGACGCCGAAGGCAATGCGGTGGCGGCTACCCTGTCGGTCAACCTGCCGTTCGGCGGCGCCTTCACCGTGCCCGGTACCGGCATGCTGCTCAACAACGAGATGGACGACTTCGCCGCCGCAGTCGATGAGTCCAACGCCTACGGCCTGGTGGGCAGCCAGGCCAACCTGATCGCCGGCGGCAAGCGGCCGCTGTCGTCGATGAGCCCGAGCTTTCTCGAAAGCACTGACGAGTTCGCGGCCTTCGGCACGCCGGGGGGCAGCCGCATTCCCAGCATGGTGCTGCTGGCGATGCTGCAATACCTAGACGACCAACCCGTCACAAGCTGGCCCGCCGTGGCCCGCTATCATCACCAGTTCCTGCCCGACGTGATCGAGCATGAGCCGGACACCTTCACTGACCAGCAGGTCGCCGAGCTGCAAGCGCGCGGCTACAGCCTCAAGCGTCTGGATCAGCAGTACGGCAACCAGCAGGTGCTGTTCTGGAACAAGGTCAGCGGCGAGGTGCAGGCCGCGAGCGATCCGCGCGGTATCGGGCAATCGCTAGTCGTGCCGGGCAAGCAGTAGGATCGTAGCCCGGATGAAATCCGGGGAGGCTCTCACGTCACAACCCGGATTGCATCGGGGCTACGGGGTTTCGATCAGGCTTTCCTGCTCATGGGCGAAACGTCGCAGCTCACGGAACAACGTCTGCTCGTCGCCCAGCATCAGCACGTTGCGCAAGCTCTGGAAGATACGGCTGACGTAGCCCAGGTCGTTCATCAGCGAGCTGGTCTGCAGGCCATCGAGGTGGCCGTAGCGCACTTCGCTGAACAGCCGCTGGCGGAACTGAGCGTCGAACTCCGCGGCCTGGTCGTCCAGCCAGGCCAGGCGTGAGCGCCAGGCCTCCTCTTCCAGCTCACTGCGGGCCAGTTCGCGCAACTCGTGCAAGGTCAGCAGCAGATGGCGGCGCAACTCGACATAACAGGTGCGCGCGCCCGAAGGCGGCTGCTCCAGGTAATGGCCGAGGTTCTTCTGCAGGTGCTTGGCATCCTTGACCGCATCCACCAGTTGCAGCGCCGCCAGTTGGCACGTGTTCCAGAACTGCTGGTGCGCCTCGTCCATGGGCAGCTCCATGCGCCCCATGAAGCTCAGCAGATCGCCGTACACCCCCTTGATGTGGCGTTGGTAGAGACGGTCGGCGTCGAACCCCGGCTGCTGCGGCCGGGCCTGCAGCAACTGCTCGTCGGCCTTGGCCTGCGCCAGTTGCTCCACCGGCAGGTAGAGGGCATGGCAGATCACCTCCAGGCTCAAGCGGCCCAGGTGCCCCAACTCCTGCACCACCGCGACCGAGGCCGACTCCACCGAATCCAGCGCGCGCTCGTTGAGGTAACGGGCGTGGCTACGCTCGGGTTCGACCACCTGTATCGGCGCCATCTCGGTGATCAGCACCTGCGGCTCGACCCGCTCCGGCAGCCAGCGAATCAGGTACTGCGCCAGACGCGCCTGCAACGGCCAGAACAGGGCAACGCCCATGGCGTTGAACAGGGTGTGGAACATCGCCAGTTGGATCAGGCTGTTGCCACCCAGGCCCAGCGGCTCGGCCAGCGCATGCACCAGCCAGGTCAGCGGGCCGAGCAGGCAGAAGGCGATAACGCCAGTGGTGATATTGAACAGCACATGGGCCAGGGCCAGACGCTGGCCGCTGCGGTTGCCGCCAAGGGAGCCGACGAAGGCGGTGGTGACGCTGCTGCCGACGTTGGAGCCGATGGCGATGGCCAGACTCTGGCCCAGCTCCAGTTGCCCACTGGCCAGGGCAGCCAGTGTCAGCATCAAGGCTGCGTGGCTGGACTGCAGCACCACGGTGATGGCCATGCCGATGCCAGTGAACAGCAATGCTCCCAGAACGCCGTCGACATGCAGACCCGTCATGTCCAGACCATCGTCGAAGCTGGCGAAGCCCTCCTTGATCTGATCGATGCCGAGGAAGATGAAGGCGATGCCCAGCACGATACGCCCGGCCGCCTTGCTTCTGTCGCCGAAGAAACCGGCCAGCACACCGAACACCAGCAACGGCAGGGCCAAGGGGCTGAGGCTGAGGTTCTGCCCGGCCAGCGCCAGCAGCCAGATGCCACTGGTTGCGCCGAGGTTGGCGCCGAAGAGAATGGCGATACCACCGGCTAGCTGGATCAACCCGGTACTGATGAAGGCGATGGT
The genomic region above belongs to Pseudomonas sp. GOM7 and contains:
- a CDS encoding YfhL family 4Fe-4S dicluster ferredoxin yields the protein MSLIITDDCINCDVCEPECPNGAISQGEEIYVIDPNLCTECVGHYDEPQCQQVCPVDCIPLDENNVESKDELMQKYLIITGKA
- a CDS encoding Na/Pi cotransporter family protein produces the protein MLVLLVAGLLASFWFSQGWLQLCAGLAIFLFGMQCLEEGLRQLAGSKLEQILGRSTATPFKSLMFGVSGTLLLQSSTLVSLLTIAFISTGLIQLAGGIAILFGANLGATSGIWLLALAGQNLSLSPLALPLLVFGVLAGFFGDRSKAAGRIVLGIAFIFLGIDQIKEGFASFDDGLDMTGLHVDGVLGALLFTGIGMAITVVLQSSHAALMLTLAALASGQLELGQSLAIAIGSNVGSSVTTAFVGSLGGNRSGQRLALAHVLFNITTGVIAFCLLGPLTWLVHALAEPLGLGGNSLIQLAMFHTLFNAMGVALFWPLQARLAQYLIRWLPERVEPQVLITEMAPIQVVEPERSHARYLNERALDSVESASVAVVQELGHLGRLSLEVICHALYLPVEQLAQAKADEQLLQARPQQPGFDADRLYQRHIKGVYGDLLSFMGRMELPMDEAHQQFWNTCQLAALQLVDAVKDAKHLQKNLGHYLEQPPSGARTCYVELRRHLLLTLHELRELARSELEEEAWRSRLAWLDDQAAEFDAQFRQRLFSEVRYGHLDGLQTSSLMNDLGYVSRIFQSLRNVLMLGDEQTLFRELRRFAHEQESLIETP
- the ggt gene encoding gamma-glutamyltransferase encodes the protein MLRKLLLSTLLLAASLLAQAAPHQAAIATAHPAASAAAQKMLDAGGNAFDAAVAASAALAVVEPYGSGLGGGGFFLLRSAGETPTYDFLDARERAPLEAKPDMYVREGQVQRELSLDGALAAAIPGLPAALVELAEKHGRLPLKTSLAPAIALARDGFTIDRIYRERATWRLAALRDDPESARLFLNQGQVPAEGYLLRQPELAATLQTLAQQGRPGFYDGALAERLIEGVRRAGGIWTMDDLRGYQVQRRKPLRFTLEDGHELISAPPPSAGGVALAQSLAVLEQLPWRDAEPVQRVHYVVEALRRAYRDRELLGDPDFVKNPLDEMLSPGHLAVLAGSIEPERATPSASLPPAGTWNEGDNTTHFAVLDAEGNAVAATLSVNLPFGGAFTVPGTGMLLNNEMDDFAAAVDESNAYGLVGSQANLIAGGKRPLSSMSPSFLESTDEFAAFGTPGGSRIPSMVLLAMLQYLDDQPVTSWPAVARYHHQFLPDVIEHEPDTFTDQQVAELQARGYSLKRLDQQYGNQQVLFWNKVSGEVQAASDPRGIGQSLVVPGKQ
- the coaD gene encoding pantetheine-phosphate adenylyltransferase; its protein translation is MNRVLYPGTFDPITKGHGDLVERAARLFDHVIIAVAASPKKNPLFPLEQRVELAREVTKHLPNVEVVGFSTLLAHFVKEQNANVFLRGLRAVSDFEYEFQLANMNRQLAPDVESLFLTPSEKYSFISSTLVREIAALGGDITKFVHPAVAQALQERFRKA